The following coding sequences are from one Streptomyces sp. V3I7 window:
- a CDS encoding CYTH and CHAD domain-containing protein codes for MADTKREIERKYEADESGLPDLAGVGGVAAVLDKGVMELDATYYDTADERLAAHSVTLRRRTGGSDEGWHLKLPVAADVRDEIRAPLSDTVPPALAALVRSRVRDAELVPVVRLLSARDVHHLVDADGTLLAEVSEDAVTAERLGGGGATVQWTEIEVEAAEGIGTDILDKVEKRLRKAGVRRSGSSSKLARALAETAPEGKEKGSEAGKGAADVTAGDHVLAYVRAQRDAIVELDPAVRRDEFDSVHQMRVATRRLRSTFRSYRTILDRAVTDPIGEELKWLATELGVDRDREVLTERIATALDALPRTLVAGPVRTRLRTWSKVRRGGSRRRLTGVLDSHRYLTLLDTLDALLADPPLRKTAAKKPAKVIAKAVRKDFAKLSALVERAIDLPPGRDRDLGLHEARKKAKRTRYAAEAATPVLGDPAAALTKAMKSLQKLLGDHQDSVLAREALRELSAVAHAVGESTFTYGVLYGREEQRAAADEAELPGTWAEIKAGASV; via the coding sequence ATGGCGGATACGAAACGCGAGATCGAGCGCAAGTACGAAGCCGATGAGAGCGGGCTGCCTGACCTGGCCGGGGTCGGTGGGGTGGCGGCCGTGCTGGACAAGGGCGTCATGGAACTGGACGCCACCTACTACGACACCGCCGACGAACGCCTGGCCGCCCACTCCGTCACCCTGCGCCGGCGCACCGGCGGCTCCGACGAGGGCTGGCATCTCAAGCTTCCCGTCGCGGCCGACGTCCGGGACGAGATCAGGGCGCCGCTCTCCGACACCGTTCCGCCCGCGCTCGCCGCGCTGGTGCGCTCCCGGGTCCGCGACGCCGAGCTGGTGCCCGTGGTCCGGCTCCTGTCCGCCCGCGACGTGCACCACCTCGTCGACGCCGACGGCACGCTGCTCGCCGAGGTCAGCGAGGACGCCGTCACGGCCGAGCGGCTCGGCGGGGGCGGCGCCACCGTCCAGTGGACCGAGATCGAGGTGGAGGCCGCAGAGGGGATCGGCACGGACATCCTCGACAAGGTGGAGAAGCGGCTGCGCAAGGCGGGCGTACGGCGCTCCGGCTCGTCGTCGAAACTGGCGCGGGCGCTCGCCGAGACCGCCCCGGAGGGAAAGGAGAAGGGGAGTGAGGCAGGGAAGGGCGCGGCGGACGTGACCGCCGGCGACCATGTCCTCGCCTACGTCCGCGCCCAGCGCGACGCCATCGTCGAACTCGATCCGGCCGTCCGGCGCGACGAGTTCGACTCCGTGCACCAGATGCGCGTCGCCACCCGCCGGCTGCGCAGCACCTTCCGCTCGTACCGCACCATCCTCGACCGCGCCGTCACCGACCCGATCGGCGAGGAGCTCAAGTGGCTGGCGACCGAACTCGGCGTGGACCGCGACCGCGAGGTGCTCACCGAGCGCATCGCGACGGCCCTCGACGCCCTGCCCCGCACCCTGGTCGCCGGGCCCGTCCGCACCCGGCTGCGCACCTGGTCCAAGGTCCGCCGCGGCGGATCCCGCCGCCGGCTGACCGGCGTCCTCGACTCCCACCGCTATCTGACGCTGCTCGACACCCTCGACGCCCTGCTCGCCGACCCGCCCCTGCGGAAGACGGCCGCGAAGAAGCCGGCGAAGGTGATCGCCAAGGCCGTACGCAAGGACTTCGCGAAGCTCTCCGCCCTCGTCGAGCGGGCCATCGACCTGCCGCCCGGCCGCGACCGCGACCTCGGCCTGCACGAGGCCCGCAAGAAGGCCAAGCGCACCCGGTACGCGGCGGAGGCGGCCACCCCGGTCCTCGGTGACCCGGCCGCGGCCCTGACCAAGGCGATGAAGTCCCTGCAGAAGCTGCTCGGCGACCACCAGGACAGCGTGCTGGCCCGCGAGGCGCTGCGTGAGCTGTCCGCCGTGGCGCACGCGGTGGGGGAGAGCACCTTCACCTACGGCGTGCTGTACGGCCGCGAGGAGCAGCGGGCGGCGGCGGACGAGGCGGAGCTGCCCGGGACCTGGGCGGAGATCAAGGCGGGGGCGTCCGTCTGA
- the rodA gene encoding rod shape-determining protein RodA — protein MTGNTFSVPGYGPQRAGWTRLFARDSVARRMDWPMLLAAIALSTIGSVLVFSATRNRTEINQGDPYYFLIRHFMNTGIGLVLMIGTIWLGHRALRNAVPILYGLSLLGILMVLTPLGSTVNGAHSWIVFGGGFSLQPSEFVKITIILGMAMLLAARVDAGDKKYPDHRTVLQALGLAAVPILIVLLMPDLGSVMVMVIIILGVLLASGASNRWVFGLITAGALGAIAVWQLHILDDYQINRFAAFANPKLDPAGVGYNTNQARIAIGSGGLTGAGLFHGSQTTGQFVPEQQTDFVFTVAGEELGFLGAGLIIALLGVVMWRACRIARGTTELYGTIVAAGIVAWFAFQTFENVGMTLGIMPVTGLPLPFVSYGGSSMFAVWVAVGLLQSIKVQRPLSA, from the coding sequence ATGACCGGCAACACCTTCTCCGTCCCCGGATACGGACCCCAGCGGGCCGGCTGGACACGGCTCTTCGCCCGCGACTCGGTGGCCCGCCGCATGGACTGGCCGATGCTCCTCGCGGCCATCGCCCTGTCGACGATCGGCTCGGTACTGGTCTTCTCCGCGACCCGCAACCGCACCGAGATCAACCAGGGCGACCCGTACTACTTCCTGATCCGGCACTTCATGAACACCGGCATCGGGCTCGTCCTGATGATCGGCACGATCTGGCTCGGCCACCGCGCCCTGCGCAACGCCGTGCCGATCCTCTACGGCCTCTCGCTGCTCGGCATCCTGATGGTGCTCACCCCGCTCGGCTCCACCGTCAACGGCGCCCACTCGTGGATCGTGTTCGGCGGCGGCTTCTCGCTCCAGCCCTCCGAGTTCGTGAAGATCACGATCATCCTGGGCATGGCGATGCTCCTCGCGGCGCGCGTCGACGCCGGCGACAAGAAGTACCCCGACCACCGCACGGTCCTTCAGGCCCTGGGCCTGGCCGCCGTACCGATCCTGATCGTGCTGCTGATGCCCGACCTCGGCTCGGTCATGGTCATGGTGATCATCATCCTCGGCGTGCTGCTCGCCTCCGGCGCCTCCAACCGCTGGGTCTTCGGCCTGATCACCGCCGGCGCGCTCGGCGCCATCGCGGTGTGGCAGCTGCACATCCTGGACGACTACCAGATCAACCGCTTCGCGGCCTTCGCCAACCCCAAGCTCGACCCGGCGGGCGTCGGCTACAACACCAACCAGGCCCGCATCGCCATCGGCTCCGGCGGCCTCACCGGCGCCGGCCTCTTCCACGGCTCCCAGACCACCGGCCAGTTCGTCCCCGAACAGCAGACGGACTTCGTCTTCACCGTCGCCGGCGAGGAACTGGGCTTCCTGGGCGCGGGCCTGATAATCGCCCTCCTCGGCGTCGTCATGTGGCGCGCCTGCCGCATCGCCCGCGGGACGACCGAGCTGTACGGCACGATCGTCGCCGCCGGAATCGTCGCCTGGTTCGCCTTCCAGACCTTCGAGAACGTCGGCATGACCCTCGGCATCATGCCGGTCACCGGCCTTCCCCTGCCCTTCGTCTCCTACGGCGGCTCGTCGATGTTCGCGGTATGGGTGGCCGTGGGCCTGCTGCAATCGATCAAGGTGCAGCGGCCGTTGTCGGCGTAG
- the mrdA gene encoding penicillin-binding protein 2, producing the protein MTNIPETGRTPRVQIRLVVIQILVFSLLGTLGGRLWYLQVRQGAEYQKEASGNHVQQVVQPAPRGSILDARGVALADNETRLVVSASRTDLLKQHDDGKAVLAKLAGVLGMSPTEVMQKVRLCDAKTPQPCWNGSPYQPIPITDEATAKQALQIRERGEDFPGITAEPEAVRRYPSPGKSNTSQVLGYLSPVTDEEITKAEDTDSPFLRSDMVGRSGLERQYDKELRGKAGVTRYEVDNLGRVIGQAEADAAQPGSNLVTSIDSRVQRVAEYELDHAMKVARQQYDKITGENYKADSGAVVVMEAKTGRIVAMASAPTYDPNVWVGGISAKDYKALTGKKSDYPLLNRAIQGQAAPGSTFKVVSTAAAVQAGYPFNGRYPCTSSYSVGGQVFKNFEGESFGPIPLNRALEVSCDTVFYGLADREWKRDGGINPKKGQPKDWFYKTAHQFGLGKETGVDLPNEVTGRVPDRKWKLDYWKANKDAWCKSGKKNGSYVEKIAYENCLEGNKMREGDAINYSIGQGDTLVTPIQEAVIYGAVANGGTMYTPSIGKAVVSPDGKHVQEIKPQPHGRLPVSKATLKGMHDAFAGVVTRGTAAWKFNGWPQDKISLHAKTGTAEVYGKQTTSWLATYSKDYSVIMTISQAGTGSGASGEAVRNIYSAMYGVQPDGKIDPKKALLPEPEKSLPKVRTDGTIKSPKVSEDPAKDVRPAPSGSPAPDGSQPASTAPSPGTGNRDTRRRPRRRGNRRTPA; encoded by the coding sequence GTGACCAATATTCCCGAGACCGGACGGACCCCACGAGTCCAGATCCGACTCGTCGTCATCCAGATCCTCGTCTTCTCCCTGCTCGGCACCCTCGGCGGCCGCCTGTGGTACCTCCAGGTCCGCCAGGGCGCGGAGTACCAGAAGGAGGCCTCCGGCAACCACGTCCAGCAGGTCGTCCAGCCCGCGCCCCGCGGCTCGATCCTCGACGCGCGCGGCGTGGCACTCGCCGACAACGAGACCCGGCTGGTCGTCTCCGCCTCGCGCACGGACCTGCTGAAGCAACACGACGACGGCAAGGCCGTCCTCGCCAAGCTGGCCGGCGTCCTCGGCATGAGCCCCACGGAGGTCATGCAGAAGGTCAGGCTGTGCGACGCCAAGACCCCGCAGCCCTGCTGGAACGGGTCGCCGTACCAGCCGATCCCGATCACCGACGAGGCCACCGCCAAGCAGGCCCTCCAGATCCGTGAGCGTGGCGAGGACTTCCCCGGCATCACCGCCGAACCGGAGGCCGTGCGCCGCTACCCGAGCCCCGGCAAGTCCAACACCTCGCAGGTCCTCGGCTACCTCTCGCCGGTCACCGACGAGGAGATCACCAAGGCCGAGGACACCGACTCGCCGTTCCTGCGCTCCGACATGGTCGGCCGTTCCGGGCTGGAGCGGCAGTACGACAAGGAGCTGCGCGGCAAGGCCGGCGTCACCCGCTACGAGGTCGACAACCTCGGGCGCGTCATCGGCCAGGCCGAGGCGGACGCCGCCCAGCCCGGCTCCAACCTGGTCACCAGCATCGACTCCCGTGTCCAGCGCGTCGCCGAGTACGAGCTGGACCACGCGATGAAAGTCGCCCGCCAGCAGTACGACAAGATCACCGGCGAGAACTACAAGGCCGACTCCGGCGCCGTCGTCGTGATGGAGGCCAAGACCGGCCGCATCGTCGCCATGGCGTCCGCGCCGACGTACGACCCGAACGTCTGGGTCGGCGGCATCTCCGCCAAGGACTACAAGGCCCTCACCGGCAAGAAGTCCGACTACCCGCTGCTCAACCGGGCCATCCAGGGGCAGGCGGCACCCGGTTCGACCTTCAAGGTCGTCTCGACGGCGGCCGCCGTCCAGGCCGGCTACCCCTTCAACGGCCGCTACCCCTGCACCAGTTCGTACTCCGTCGGCGGCCAGGTCTTCAAGAACTTCGAGGGGGAGAGCTTCGGCCCCATCCCGCTCAACCGCGCCCTCGAGGTCTCCTGCGACACCGTCTTCTACGGCCTCGCGGACCGGGAGTGGAAGCGCGACGGCGGCATCAACCCGAAGAAGGGCCAGCCCAAGGACTGGTTCTACAAGACCGCCCACCAGTTCGGCCTCGGCAAGGAGACCGGCGTCGACCTCCCCAACGAGGTCACCGGCCGCGTCCCCGACCGCAAGTGGAAGCTCGACTACTGGAAGGCCAACAAGGACGCCTGGTGCAAGTCCGGCAAGAAGAACGGCTCCTACGTCGAGAAGATCGCGTACGAGAACTGCCTCGAGGGCAACAAGATGCGCGAGGGTGACGCGATCAACTACTCCATCGGCCAGGGCGACACACTCGTCACGCCGATCCAGGAGGCCGTGATCTACGGCGCCGTGGCCAACGGCGGCACCATGTACACCCCGAGCATCGGCAAGGCGGTCGTCAGCCCCGACGGCAAGCACGTGCAGGAGATCAAGCCGCAGCCGCACGGCAGGCTCCCGGTCAGCAAGGCCACTCTCAAGGGCATGCACGACGCCTTCGCGGGCGTCGTCACCCGCGGTACCGCCGCCTGGAAGTTCAACGGCTGGCCGCAGGACAAGATCTCGCTGCACGCCAAGACCGGTACCGCCGAGGTCTACGGCAAGCAGACCACGTCCTGGCTGGCCACGTATTCCAAGGACTACTCGGTCATCATGACCATCTCCCAGGCCGGTACGGGCTCCGGCGCCTCCGGTGAGGCCGTGCGCAACATCTACAGCGCGATGTACGGCGTCCAGCCCGACGGCAAGATCGACCCGAAGAAGGCGCTGCTGCCCGAGCCGGAGAAGAGCCTGCCGAAGGTCCGCACCGACGGCACGATCAAGTCCCCGAAGGTCTCCGAGGACCCGGCCAAGGACGTCCGCCCGGCCCCCTCGGGCTCACCCGCCCCGGACGGCTCGCAGCCCGCCTCGACCGCCCCCTCGCCCGGCACGGGCAACCGCGACACCCGCAGGCGACCGCGCAGGCGGGGAAACCGGAGGACGCCCGCATGA
- the mreD gene encoding rod shape-determining protein MreD, with product MRVNRILLSTALVVVALVVQVSVLARLHLPGAVPDLLLLTVVGLALVYGQVGGALVGFGAGLLADLAPPADHAAGRYALVLCVIGYFAGLVKPETGRIKSATAPMVVVVAAAIGSTLLYALVGALVGDTAARHVGLAGLLFSAALYDLLLAPFVVPGIMALARRADNDPLAEAGSGSKGTDISSGWLSAGTGLRIGGQRGGLGALKNKARTRTARVGRIKGVKKL from the coding sequence ATGCGTGTCAACCGGATCCTGCTCTCCACCGCCCTGGTCGTCGTCGCCCTGGTGGTGCAGGTGAGCGTCCTCGCCCGCCTCCACCTCCCCGGCGCCGTCCCCGACCTGCTGCTGCTCACCGTCGTGGGCCTCGCCCTGGTGTACGGCCAGGTCGGCGGCGCCCTCGTCGGGTTCGGCGCCGGACTGCTCGCCGACCTCGCCCCGCCCGCCGACCACGCGGCCGGCCGCTACGCCCTGGTGCTGTGCGTCATCGGCTATTTCGCCGGACTGGTCAAGCCCGAGACCGGCCGCATCAAGTCGGCGACCGCCCCCATGGTCGTGGTGGTCGCCGCGGCCATCGGCTCGACACTGCTGTACGCGCTCGTCGGCGCCCTCGTCGGCGACACCGCCGCCCGCCATGTCGGCCTCGCCGGACTGCTGTTCAGCGCCGCCCTGTACGACCTGCTGCTCGCACCGTTCGTCGTCCCCGGGATCATGGCCCTGGCCCGGCGCGCCGACAACGACCCCCTCGCGGAGGCCGGTTCCGGCTCCAAGGGCACCGACATCTCCTCCGGCTGGCTCTCCGCCGGCACCGGCCTGCGTATCGGCGGCCAGCGCGGCGGACTCGGCGCCCTGAAGAACAAGGCCCGCACCCGCACCGCCCGCGTCGGCCGCATCAAGGGGGTCAAGAAGCTGTGA
- the mreC gene encoding rod shape-determining protein MreC, with product MRDTKESRLLLVLLIAIAFALITVDIRGGQNSPVDGARQAAAAVFGPIENGVSSAVSPVGNAVSAVRDSGERHDRLALLEKENAALKAKLGSKDRDRSRLHQLDKMLKLAGDGQYGIKGAQVIAIGAAQGFSWTITIDAGAGDGIRRDMTVLNGDGLVGRVTTVGPDTATVLLANDPDFTVGTRMEGSDELGFSSGQGDRALRVELLNGKAEVKKGDRLVTFGSQADKPFVPGVPVGTVSRVDPSGGGLTRTMYVRPFANFTQLDIVGVVVEAPKKDPRDEVLPAKPRPTPTPTVTVTVTPSAQANSGEESSGDTSATDDSATDDTATDEPTSDTTATDEQQ from the coding sequence GTGAGGGACACGAAAGAGAGCCGGCTGCTTCTGGTGCTGCTGATCGCCATCGCGTTCGCGCTGATCACGGTGGATATCCGCGGCGGCCAGAACTCCCCGGTCGACGGTGCCCGGCAGGCCGCGGCAGCGGTCTTCGGTCCGATCGAGAACGGAGTGTCGTCGGCGGTCAGTCCCGTCGGCAACGCCGTCTCCGCCGTCCGTGACTCCGGAGAGCGCCATGACCGGCTCGCCCTGCTGGAGAAGGAGAACGCCGCTCTCAAGGCGAAGCTCGGCAGCAAGGACCGCGACCGCAGCAGGCTGCACCAGCTCGACAAGATGCTGAAGCTCGCCGGTGACGGGCAGTACGGCATCAAGGGCGCCCAGGTCATCGCCATAGGAGCGGCCCAGGGCTTCTCCTGGACCATCACCATCGACGCCGGCGCAGGCGACGGCATCCGGCGCGACATGACCGTCCTCAACGGGGACGGCCTGGTCGGCCGCGTTACCACCGTCGGCCCCGACACCGCGACCGTCCTGCTCGCCAACGACCCCGACTTCACCGTCGGCACCCGGATGGAGGGCAGCGACGAACTCGGCTTCTCCTCCGGCCAGGGCGACCGCGCGCTGCGCGTCGAACTCCTCAACGGCAAGGCGGAGGTGAAGAAGGGCGACCGGCTGGTCACCTTCGGTTCCCAGGCCGACAAGCCCTTCGTGCCCGGCGTCCCGGTCGGCACCGTCTCCCGCGTCGACCCCTCCGGCGGCGGCCTGACCCGCACCATGTACGTCAGGCCCTTCGCCAACTTCACCCAGCTCGACATCGTCGGTGTCGTCGTCGAGGCCCCGAAGAAGGACCCGCGCGACGAGGTGCTCCCGGCCAAGCCCAGGCCGACCCCGACCCCGACGGTCACCGTCACGGTCACCCCGTCCGCCCAGGCGAACTCCGGCGAGGAGTCGTCCGGTGACACCTCGGCGACCGACGACTCCGCCACCGACGACACGGCCACGGACGAGCCGACCAGCGACACGACCGCCACCGACGAGCAGCAGTAG
- a CDS encoding rod shape-determining protein gives MSFIGRDMAVDLGTANTLVYVRGRGIVLNEPSVVAINTNTGGILAVGAEAKKMIGRTPGNIVAVRPLKDGVIADFEITERMLRYFILKIHKRRYLARPRVVVCVPSGITGVERRAVIEASSQAGARQVHIIEEPMAAAIGSGLPVHEATGNMVVDIGGGTTEVAVISLGGIVTAQSIRVAGDELDNAIIQHIKKEYSLLLGERTAEQIKITVGSAYDLDSDEHTEIRGRDLVSGLPKTVVISAAEVRKAIEEPVNAIVDAVKTTLDKCPPELSGDIMDRGIVLTGGGALLRGLDERLRRETGMPIHIAEDPLDSVALGSGKCVEEFEALQQVLDAQPRR, from the coding sequence ATGTCGTTCATCGGCCGTGACATGGCTGTCGACCTCGGGACCGCCAACACGCTGGTGTACGTCAGGGGTCGGGGGATCGTACTCAACGAGCCGTCCGTCGTCGCGATCAACACCAACACCGGCGGCATCCTCGCCGTCGGTGCCGAAGCGAAGAAGATGATCGGGCGCACGCCCGGCAACATCGTGGCCGTACGCCCTCTGAAGGACGGCGTGATCGCCGACTTCGAGATCACCGAGCGGATGCTCCGCTACTTCATCCTGAAGATCCACAAGCGGCGCTACCTCGCCCGGCCCCGGGTCGTCGTCTGTGTGCCCTCGGGCATCACGGGCGTCGAGCGCCGCGCGGTCATCGAGGCGTCCTCCCAGGCGGGCGCCCGCCAGGTGCACATCATCGAGGAGCCCATGGCCGCCGCCATCGGCTCCGGCCTGCCGGTCCACGAGGCCACGGGCAACATGGTGGTGGACATCGGCGGCGGCACCACGGAGGTCGCGGTCATCTCGCTCGGCGGGATCGTCACCGCCCAGTCCATCCGTGTCGCGGGCGACGAACTGGACAACGCGATCATCCAGCACATCAAGAAGGAGTACAGCCTCCTCCTCGGTGAGCGGACCGCGGAACAGATCAAGATCACTGTCGGCTCGGCGTACGACCTCGACTCCGACGAGCACACCGAAATCCGTGGCCGGGACCTGGTGTCCGGGCTGCCCAAGACCGTGGTCATCTCGGCCGCCGAGGTCCGCAAGGCGATCGAGGAGCCCGTCAACGCCATCGTCGACGCGGTCAAGACCACCCTCGACAAGTGCCCGCCGGAGCTGTCCGGCGACATCATGGACCGGGGCATCGTCCTGACCGGCGGTGGCGCGCTGCTGCGCGGGCTGGACGAGCGGCTGCGGCGCGAGACCGGCATGCCGATCCACATCGCCGAGGACCCGCTGGACAGTGTGGCGCTCGGATCCGGCAAGTGTGTCGAGGAGTTCGAGGCGCTCCAGCAGGTGCTGGACGCCCAGCCGCGCAGGTGA
- the ndk gene encoding nucleoside-diphosphate kinase, with amino-acid sequence MSQRTLVLLKPDAVRRSLVGEIISRIERKADWRITALEQRTLDRAILEQHYAEHVGRPFYEPLVEFMSSGPVVAMIVEGDRVIEGVRQLAGPTDPIAAAPGSIRGDYGVIVRENLIHASDSEESAEREVKIFFPGRG; translated from the coding sequence ATGTCCCAGCGCACTCTCGTCCTCCTGAAGCCGGACGCTGTCCGCCGCTCCCTGGTCGGCGAGATCATCAGCCGTATCGAGCGCAAGGCCGACTGGCGGATCACGGCGCTGGAGCAGCGGACTCTGGACCGGGCCATCCTGGAACAGCACTACGCGGAGCACGTGGGCCGCCCGTTCTACGAGCCCCTCGTGGAGTTCATGTCCTCCGGCCCGGTCGTGGCGATGATCGTCGAGGGTGACCGTGTCATCGAGGGCGTGCGCCAGTTGGCCGGCCCGACCGACCCGATCGCCGCGGCCCCCGGCTCCATCCGCGGCGACTACGGCGTGATCGTGCGTGAGAACCTCATCCACGCCTCCGACTCCGAGGAGTCGGCCGAGCGCGAGGTCAAGATCTTCTTCCCGGGGCGCGGCTGA
- a CDS encoding DUF4233 domain-containing protein, which translates to MRTLCSSTLIGEFFVIGFAGLVAMKDPDLAMSTVWTVSGVAMLLCVLLCGVVTRPAGIALGWALQLALIAAGFFVPTMYFLGAVFAALWWASVHYGRKIDEAKARFAARQAEAQ; encoded by the coding sequence ATGCGCACGCTCTGTTCGTCCACGCTGATCGGTGAGTTCTTCGTCATCGGCTTCGCCGGTCTGGTCGCGATGAAGGACCCGGACCTGGCGATGTCGACGGTGTGGACGGTCAGCGGGGTCGCCATGCTCCTGTGCGTCCTGCTGTGCGGCGTGGTGACGCGTCCCGCCGGCATCGCCCTGGGCTGGGCCCTCCAGCTCGCCCTGATCGCCGCCGGGTTCTTCGTCCCGACGATGTACTTCCTGGGCGCGGTCTTCGCCGCCCTGTGGTGGGCCTCGGTGCACTACGGCCGCAAGATCGACGAGGCGAAGGCCAGATTCGCGGCGCGTCAGGCAGAGGCGCAGTAG